Genomic window (Streptomyces sp. TG1A-60):
CCTCAAGGCGCAGCAGCGCCTCGCGCACCGGCGTCCGGGACACCCCGACCGCCTCGGCCAGCTCCCCCTCGGTAAGCAGCGTGCCGCCCTCGTAACGGCGCTCCAGGACGCCCTGTTTGACGTGGGCGTAGACACGGTCGGCGGCGGGTGGCCGCTTCACGGCCAGGGCTGGGTCGGAGGACATGGCCACAGCTTAGATACAACACGCACGCATGGCGCCCCTCGTCCACGATCCGGGATGAACCGCGCCCGAATCACCATGGAACCTTCAAGAGAGTGTGAGATGGACTTGAATCGACCCCCGCCTCGCCCGCCGCACAACCTTTTGTGCTACTCACTTGTCGTACGAGAAGCGGCCCCGGGTTGCGCCTGTCCCTCCGGTGTCGAACTGGCCGCACTCCTCAGACATTTGACGCAATCGGGGTACTGAACTTGATTACCGCCATAAAGGGTGTGCGAGTACGCAGAGCCGCCGCTGTCGTCGTGACCTCCGGTGCGATGATCGCGACCGGAGTCGTCGGCTCCGCTCCCGCGCACGCCGCCGTCGCGAAGCCCACGATCAATGCCAAGGGCGCGTTCGTGATGAACAGCGCCAACGGCAAGGCCCTCTTCACCAAGGCCGCTGACACCAAGAGACTCACCGCCTCCACCACGAAGATCATGACTGCCAGGGTCGTGCTCTCGCAGTCGAATCTGAACCTGAACTCCAAGGTGACGATCCAGAAGGCGTACAGCGACTACATCGTCGACAACAACTGGGCCTCCAACGCGGGCCTGATCGTGGGCGACAAGGTCACCGTGCGGCAGCTGCTGTACGGGCTGATGCTGCCGTCCGGCTGCGACGCCGCCTACGCGCTGGCCGACAAGTTCGGCACCGGCTCCACCCGCACGGCCCGCGTGAAGTCGTTCATCGGCAAGATGAACAAGATGGCCAAGAGCCTCGGCATGAAGAACACGAAATTCGACTCGTTCGACGGCATCAGCAAGGGCGCGAACCGCTCGACACCCCGGGACCTCACGATCCTCGCCCGCAGCGCGATGAAGAGCTCCACGTTCAAGACGGTCGTGAAGACCACCAAGTACACGGCGAAGACCACCACGAAGAGCGGCGGCACGCGCACCATGACGCCGTGGAAGAACACCAACACCCTTCTCGGCTGGAAGGGCACCATCGGCGTGAAGACCGGCTCCGGCACCCAGGCCAAGTACTGCCTCGTCTTCTCCGCCACCCGCAACGGCAAGACCATCGTGGGCACCGTCCTCACGTCGTCCTCCGCGGCCAACCGCACGGCGGACGTGAAGAAGCTCATGAACTACGGCTTCGCCACGCTGTAGCCTCCAGCGTCTTCGTACAGACGAGAAGGGCCGGCCGCACACCAGCGGCCGGCCCTTCCAGCGCTGGAACGGGATCCACGACAGGGAGCCGGCGCGGACACCGCGGCGCCTGGAAGCGGCTCCACCGCAGCGCGCAGCCCTCGGACGTAGGGCAGCTTCTGGTGGACTTGCACAACGCGGAGGAGAGTTGGACCGCACGGACGGCGGCCCGTGAGCGGTGACAGAGTTCCTCTGCGACGACGAGAGCGTGCTGCCCGGTCATCTGGTGGGGCGCCGCGGTATCGAGGATGTCGAGGTCCGCAGGCTCACAGCACCCGGGGTTCGATGAAGGCTGTCCGGCGACTGGGGTCAGGTGCGCTGTCGGCCCGGCCGTTGCTGAACAACACCCCGCGCCAAGGCACTCCGACCGGATGCAAGCCGAACAGCCGGTCTTCCCTCGCAATGGTGAACATCGTTGCGCTGGCTGGCATATTCGCCTTTCTCCGACCTAGGTTCCGGGGCGGAGGTGGTTCAAGTGATCGAACCCAGCAAGCACCGGCCCCATCCTCGCACCCAGCGCGATGCTCTCGACGTCGGCGACTTCGTCTACGCCGCTACCGGAGCCAGGGTCCGCCGACTGACCATGCCGGACGGGACGCACTGGTTTCCGGCGGTGGATGTCTGCAAGCGATTGGGCTACACAACGCCTCGCAAAGCTCTCATCGACCATGTCCCGGAGAAGCATCGAGACATTCTTGAGACACTGACTGGAGGTCACGGTCTCAGCATTCCCGCAGGTAGAGAGTGGCGTCGAGACCTGAATCTCATCGATCTCCAGGGGCTGATCCTTCTCGTCGGCGCCTGCACCAAACCCGAATGCGCACCCTTCAAACAGTGGGTCGCCGAGGTCGTCGAGACGATTCAGAGGGAGGGTTCCTACACCCTCGTGGAGGCCGAGGTACAACCCGCCGGACCCGGTGGGCCCATCGCGTACGCCATGCCCGAGCAGGTCGCCGAGGCCCTCGTCCGGCTCGAAGAGCGCAACCTTCGGGCGGACGAGCAGCTCGCGGTCGCACAGCACAAATCGCTCGCTCTGCAACAGGAGTTGCTGGAGACACAGCAGGCCATGGTGAAAACGCAGCAGACCATGCTGGAGACGCAGCACGAAACGCTCACCGCCGGCAAGCCACGGCTCAGGCCATGGAGCGCATCGCGAACCGGCTCGACGTCCTGGCCGTCGACCGGCCGGCACCCACCGCCACCGCGTTCTCAGCGCATCCGACCACCGAGGCCGTGCTGGCCGACTGGCGGGGGCGGCTGTCCGTGACCGCGGACGTATGGACCGTGGCCGTGGTGATCGCCCCGGTACTTGTCGAGGACGGTGAGCTGCGTCAGCCGTTGGAGGCGATCGCCGCCCGTACCGGGCTGTCGGTGCACCGCGTCAACGAATGTCTCCGGCTGCTGCGCAAGCACGCCTGCATCCGTCCTCAGGGGGCGACGGAGGACGGGGCGCCGGTGTATGTGCTCAGCCCACGCTGACGCATCTGAGGGACAGAGGCGGAAGGGGCCGACCGCAAGTCGAAGTTGCGGCCGACCCCTTCGCGCCGAGCCTATCCAGTCACGCCCTTACGCCCAAGTGATCAGCCGCTTCGGCTGTTCCAGGATCGCCGCCACGTCGGCCAGGACCTTGGAGCCCAACTCCCCGTCCACCAGCCGGTGGTCGAAGCTCAGGGCCAGTGTCGTGACCTGTCGGGGCTTCACCTTGCCCTTGTGGACCCACGGCTGGAGCCTGATCGCGCCGACGGCGAGGATGGCGGACTCTCCGGGGTTGAGGATGGGCGTGCCGGTGTCGATGCCGAAGACGCCGACGTTGGTGATGGTGACCGTGCCGCCCTGCATCGCGGCGGGGGAGGTCCTGCCTTCCTTCGCCGTCGAGACCAGCTCGCCCAGGGACTCGGCCAGCTGGGGCAGCGTCTTGGCGTGGGCGTCCTTGATGTTCGGGACGATCAGGCCGCGCGGGGTGGCGGCGGCGATGCCCAGGTTCACGTAGTGCTTGACCACGATCTCCTGGGCGGCCTCGTCCCAGGAGGCGTTGATGTCCGGGTTGCGCTTGATGGCGACCAGCAGGGCCTTGGCGATCAGGAGCAGCGGGTTCACCCGCGCCCCCCGCATCTCCTTGTCCTGCTTCAGCTCCTCGACCAGCTTCATCGTGCGCGTCACGTCGACGGTCACGAACTCCGTGACGTGCGGCGCGGTGAACGCCGAGCCGACCATCGCCGCCGCCGTCGCCTTCCGGACACCCTTGACCGGGACACGGGTCTCGCGCGCGTCGTCGTACGACGCCACCGGCGCCGGGGCGACGGCAGGGGCCGCGGGTGCGGCGGGGGCCTCCACAACGGGCTCCGGGGCCGTCGGCGGGGCCGCGGCGGCGTGGACGTCCTCGCGGGTGATGACGCCGTCCGGGCCGGACGGGGTGATCGTCGCCAGGTCCACGCCGAGGTCCTTGGCCAGCTTGCGCACCGGCGGCTTCGCCAGCGGACGCGGTGCGGGGGCCCCGTGCTGTCCGTGGCCGTTCAGCTCGCCCTGGATGCTCTGGAGGGCGGCGGCGCCGTACAAGGTGTCCTCGGCGGGAACCGCGGCGGGCGGGACGCCCTTGCGGGGACGGCGCTTCGTGGAGGACTCGGCGACCCCGTAGCCGACGAGGACCGGCTTGCGGCCCTCGGGCTTCCTGGCCGCCGGCGCCGCGGGCTCGGGCTTCGCCGCCGGCTCGGCGGGCGCGGCCTCCTCGGCGGGGGCCGAGGCCGGTGCCGGGGCCGCGCCGCCCGCCACGGCCACCGCGATGATCGACGTGCCCACGTCGACCGTGGTGCCCTCGGGGAAGTGCAGCTCGCGCACGACACCGTCGTAGGGGATGGGCAGTTCGACGGCGGCCTTGGCCGTCTCGACCTCGCAGACGACCTGGCCGTCGGTGACGGTGTCGCCGGGCTGGACGTACCACTTGAGGATCTCGGCCTCGGTGAGTCCCTCGCCCACGTCGGGCATCTTGAACTCGCGCAGAGACGTGTCTGTCATCGTCGTCACGGACCTCTCCCTCAGTACGCCAGCGAGCGGTCGACGGCGTCGAGCACCCGGTCCAGGCCCGGCAGGTACTCCTCCTCCAGGCGGGCCGGCGGATACGGGGCGTGGTACCCACCGACGCGGAGGACGGGGGCCTCCAGGTGGTAGAAGCACCGCTCGGTGACACGGGCGGCGATCTCGGCGCCCGAGCCGAAGAAGACCGGGGCCTCATGGACCACCACGAGGCGGCGCGTCTTCTCCACGGACGCCTGGATCGAGTCGAAGTCCAGGGGAGACACCGAGCGGAGGTCCAGGACCTCCAGGGCACGGCCCTCCTCGGCGGCGGCGTCGGCGACCTCCTGGCAGAGCTTCACCATCGGGCCGTACGCGACGAGCGTGAGGTCGGTGCCCTCGCGGACCACGCGGGCCTTGTGCAGGGGGCCGGGGATGGCCTCGGGGTTGACCTCCGCCTTGTCCCAGTAGCGCCGCTTGGGCTCGAAGAAGATCACCGGGTCGTCGCTCTGGATGGCCTGCTGCATCATCCAGTAGGCGTCCGAGGCGTTCGACGGCGAGACCACCTTCAGGCCCGCCACGTGGGCGAACAGCGCCTCCGGAGACTCGGAGTGGTGCTCGACGGCGCCGATGCCGCCGCCGTACGGGATACGGACGACGACCGGGAGCTTGACCTTGCCCAGCGAGCGCGCGTGCATCTTGGCGAGCTGGGTGACGATCTGGTCGTACGCGGGGAAGACGAACCCGTCGAACTGGATCTCGACCACCGGGCGGTATCCCCGCAGGGCGAGGCCGATGGCGGTACCGACGATGCCGGACTCGGCGAGCGGGGTGTCGATCACCCGGTCCTCGCCGAAGTCCTTCTGGAGGCCGTCGGTCACCCGGAACACACCGCCGAGCTTGCCGACGTCCTCGCCCATGACGAGGACCTTGGGGTCGGCTTCGAGGGCCTTGCGCAGCGATTCGTTGATCGCCTTGGCGAGCGCCAGGTTCTTCGACACCGGGGCCGACGCCGAAGCGGATGTCGCGGTCTGCGTGGTCATCGCTACTTGCCCTCCTCTACGTCCACGTCGGCGAACGACGACTGGTACGCGGCGAACTGGGCGCGCTCCTCGTCCACGAGGGCGTGCCCGTCCGCGTACACGTTCTCGAAGACGGCGAGGTGGTCCGGGTCCGGCATGGCACGCACCACTTCGCGCACTCGCTTTCCCAACGCCTCGCTCTCCGCTTCGAGTTCCGCGAAGAATCCCTCGTTCGTGTCCGTGTCGGACTCCAGGTAGCCGCGCAGCCGCGCGATCGGGTCCTTCGCCTCCCAGGCCGCCCGCTCGTCGTCATGGCGGTAGCGGGTCGGGTCGTCGGAGGTGGTGTGGGCGCCCATGCGGTACGTGAACGCCTCCACCAGGGTGGGGCCCTCGCCCCGGCGGGCGCGCTCCAGCGCCCACTTGGTGACCGCGAGGCAGGCCAGGACGTCGTTGCCGTCGACGCGGACGCCGGGGAAGCCGAAGCCCTGGGCGCGCTGGTAGAGCGGCACGCGGGTCTGCTTCTCCGTGGGCTCCGAGATGGCCCACTGGTTGTTCTGGCAGAAGAACACGACCGGCGCGTTGTAGACCGCGGAGAAGGTGAACGCCTCGGCGACGTCGCCCTGGCTGGACGCGCCGTCGCCGAAGTAGGCGATGACCGCCGAGTCGGCGCCGTCCTTGGCGATGCCCATGGCGTAGCCCGTGGCGTGCAGCGCCTGGGAGCCGATGACGATCGTGTAGAGGTGGAAGTTGTTGCTGTTCGGGTCCCAGCCGCCGTTGTTCACACCCCGGAACATGCCGAGCAGATTGGTCGGGTCGACGCCCCGGCACCAGGCGACACCGTGCTCGCGGTAGGTCGGGAAGACGTAGTCGTCCTCGCGGGTGGCCCGCCCGGAGCCGATCTGGGCGGCCTCCTGGCCGAGCAGCGAGGCCCACAGGCCCAGCTCGCCCTGGCGCTGCAGGGAGGTGGCCTCGGCGTCGAAGCGGCGGGTCAGCACCATGTCGCGGTACAGGCCACGCAGTTCGTCGGGGGTGATGTCGGCGACGAACGGGTCGTACTCGGCGTTCTTGACCCGTTCGCCCTCGGGCGTCAGCAACTGGACGAGTTCGGGCCCGGCGCCGGCCTGCTTCTTCGCAGTGGCGCGCCTGGTACCGGTGGCGCCGGCCGCCTTGCCGCCGGTGGTACCGGTCTTGCCTGCGGCGCTGCGTCGCGGCTTGCGCGCGGCAGTGCTCTCCACGGTCACGTGTGCTCCTCCGTCGGTCCGGCCCCCGGGATTGCCGGATGGCTGGGGATCCCCCCAGCTCCTTGAGAGCTTGGGGGAGCGGCTCGCCTGATCCCGGAACCCGTGCACGGGGTGGGTGCCCTCGGCCGGGAACAGACGTGACAGGTGCCCCGGCGAGCGCCCTGCACAAGGCACGTTACCCAGTGCTCCACATTCCTGTGAAACCCCTACTGACCTGCGATTTTCCTTGGATTTCCAAGTAATTCGATACTAGGGGGTCCAAGTAGTTCGGGTCCGTCGGGAACAACTGCTGGTCACAGCACTGGCCACAAGCCCGGCAGGGGGCCGGAACACCGGCACGTTATCCCGGCCACCCCGACCACGGGAAGAGTTCGCCGTACGCGGGCCCCGAGATCGCCGGTGAGAGTTGCTCTCTTCGGAGGACGGCATCGAAGCGAACGGCGGACCCGTAGGTAGGCGCGTCAAGCCGCAGTCCGGTTCCGCGCCCTCTGTGACCGGAAATGACTGTCTGCGACAAGCGCGAGGTCAGCAGCTCGGCGCGCGCCCCAACATCTGGCGCGTGCCGCGCTCGCCTGTACCACCCCTCGTGCTCCACGCGCCCCCTCTGAGCCCCCTGCTGGAGCAGCGGCCGACTCGCCGCCGGGCGTACACCCCGTGTGGTGGGAACGGCTCACCGACTTCTGGATGCTGCGCCGGCACTACGAGCGCGGCGACACCCGCGCCGATCCGCGGTTCCCCGCGGCCCCGGCGCCGGTGGTGTGCTGGACGCGGCAGTACGACGCGGTGCGCGAGGTGTCCGTGGAGTGACCCCGAGCGGCCCCGGGTGCTCCCGAGTGCCCTCGGGAGAGCCGCTCCCCGGGTCACTCCTCGCTGCCGCCGCCGTCGCCGCCGCCGACCGTCAGACCCGCGGCGTCACCGCCACCGCCACCGCCGTCGTCGGGCGGCGGGCTCTCCGCAGTCCCCGACGCCTCCCCCGAGGGCGTCGGATCCGGCGTCGTCGGATCCTCCGTCGGCTGGCTCTGCGTCGGCTGGCTCTGCGTCGGCGACTGGCTGTAGCTCGGCGACTGCGAGTACGACGGCGTGTAGTTGGAGCCGCCGCCCGAGCTGGTGTTCTGGTCCGTGCTCTCCTCGGTCGCCTCGTCGCTCGGCGTCTCGCTGGTGTCCTTGTCCTTGCTGGACGTCGAGGCCGTCGGCGAGTTCGTGACCTCGGTGCCGCCGCCGCTGGTGCCGTTGTTCTTCAGCGCCAGTGCGACGCCCGCCGCGATGGCGATCACCGCGAGCACCGCGAGGATCCACAGCTTGCCGCGGCCACTGCCCCGGTTGCCGCCCCCCTCGAAGCCGCCGTCGTCCCGGCCACCGCCGTACCCCGGCAGGATCGGCTGCGGGATCTGCGACGTCCCCTGTTCCCCGGGGTGCGGCATGACCGCCGTCCCGGCCATGCCGCCGGGCGGCGTGTGCCTGCCCTCGTGCATGGCGACGGGCCCGGTGTTCCAGGTACCGGTGTGGCCGCCCTGGTCGTACAGCATCTGCAGGCCGTACTGGACGAGGCCGCGCATCTCCTCTGCCGTCTGGAAGCGGTCGTCCGGGTCCTTGGCGAGGGAGCGCATGGCGAGGCCGTCGAGCTCCGGCGGCGCCGTCCCCTCCGACACCTCGGAGGGCGGCACCGGGATGTCCTGCACATGCTGGTAGACCACCGACAGCGGCGTCTCGCCGACGAACGGCGGCCTGAGCGCGAGGAGTTCGTAGAGCAGACAGCCGGTGGCGTACAGGTCGGAGCGGTGGTCGACGGCCTTGCCGAGCGCCTGCTCCGGGGAGAGGTACTGCGGCGTGCCCATGACCATGCCGGTCTGCGTCATCGTCGTGGACGCCCCGTGCAGCGCGCGGGCGATGCCGAAGTCCATCACCTTCACCGCGCCGTTGGTGGTGATGATGACGTTCGCCGGCTTGATGTCGCGGTGCACGATGCCGTGCTGATGCGAGTACGCCAGCGCTTCGAGGACACCGGAGACGATGATCAGCGCCTGCTCGGGGCCGGGCGCCTCCGCGTTGATCAGCAGGTCGCGGATGGTGCGGCCCTCGACCAACTCCATGATGATGTACGGAACGGGGGTGCCGTTCACGACGTCTTCACCGGAGTCGTAGACCGCCACGATCGAGTGGTGGTTGAGGCCCGCCACGGACTGGGCCTCGCGCGTGAAACGGGCCTTGGACACGGGGTCCTCGGCGAGATCGGAGCGCAGCAGCTTGACCGCGACCGTACGACCGAGACGCACGTCCTCGGCGGCGAACACCTCGGCCATGCCGCCCCGGCCCAGTCTGTGGGTCAACCGGTAACGACCGTCCCCGACAAGCCCGCCGTTGCCCCACAACTCCGGCGCGTCAGACATGCCGCCGCCAGTCGCCTCGGGGTCGGACGGGCCCTGAGAGCGCTGCTGCTGTGCCATCAGTCCTCGCCGTCGTTTCTGCCCGCGGTCCGCGCGGTTCTTGTCACGGTCTCCGTCGGCCCACGCTACAGCCTTCACGCAAGGGCTCGGTCCGGGCGGGATGCGGGACCGGTCGCCAGGGGCCCGCGACGGATTCAAGACGGGTTCAAAGGTTGACCGGCCATGAAACCCACAGCGCGCACACTCGTGCAAGTTGTGTGTACCGGGCGTACGCCCCCGGTAACGCTTCCGCGACTCTTCTTTCGCGTACGGTCACGGAACGGGCACCACGCTTGACGTGTCAGTGCCCTGGGGCAGACTTGGCCGGGAATAGCACAAAGGATCACCAGGATCACCGATCGCGGGAGCCATTTCACCAGCTTTCGCGCGCGCCGATGGGGGACGCAGGAAGATGAGCCAGGACGCCGCAGAGGGCCGGTACGCGGGGCGGTCGCTGGCCGGTGGCCGCTATCAGCTGCGTGACCTGCTCGGCGAGGGCGGCATGGCCTCCGTCCACCTCGCGTACGACTCGGTGCTCGACCGACAGGTCGCGATCAAGACACTCCATACGGAGCTGGGACGCGAACAGGCCTTCCGTGAACGCTTCCGCCGCGAGGCCCAGGCCGTGGCGAAGCTCACGCACACGAACATCGTCTCGGTCTTCGACACCGGCGAGGACGACCTCGACGGCATGACGACGCCGTACATCGTCATGGAGTACATCGAGGGCAAGCCGCTCGGCTCGGTGCTCGACGCGGACGTCGCCCAGCTCGGCGCGATGCCCGCCGACAAGGCGCTGAAGATCACAGCGGACGTGCTGGCGGCCCTGGAGATCAGCCATGAGATGGGCCTGGTGCACCGGGACATCAAGCCGGGCAACGTGATGATGACCAAGCGCAACGTCGTGAAGGTCATGGACTTCGGCATCGCCCGCGCCATGCAGTCCGGCGTCACCTCGATGACGCAGACCGGCATGGTCGTCGGCACTCCGCAGTACCTCTCGCCCGAGCAGGCCCTCGGCCGTGGCGTGGACGCGCGCTCCGATCTGTACTCGGTCGGCATCATGCTGTTCCAACTGACCACGGGACGGCTGCCGTTCGAGGCGGACTCGCCGCTGGCCGTGGCGTATGCGCACGTCCAGGAGGAGCCGGTCGCCCCCTCCTCGATCAATCGTTCCCTGCCGCCGGCCGTGGACGCCGTCATCGCCCGCGCGCTGAAGAAGAACCCGAACGAGCGGTTCCCCAGCGCCGAGACGATGCGCGACGAGTGCCTGCGGGTCGCGGCGTCCCTCCAGCCCGCCGCGCCGAGCATCGTGCCGGGCGCGCAGACGTCCAGCGGTGCCGGCGTCTCCTCCGCGGTCTTCCCGCCGATCGA
Coding sequences:
- a CDS encoding D-alanyl-D-alanine carboxypeptidase translates to MITAIKGVRVRRAAAVVVTSGAMIATGVVGSAPAHAAVAKPTINAKGAFVMNSANGKALFTKAADTKRLTASTTKIMTARVVLSQSNLNLNSKVTIQKAYSDYIVDNNWASNAGLIVGDKVTVRQLLYGLMLPSGCDAAYALADKFGTGSTRTARVKSFIGKMNKMAKSLGMKNTKFDSFDGISKGANRSTPRDLTILARSAMKSSTFKTVVKTTKYTAKTTTKSGGTRTMTPWKNTNTLLGWKGTIGVKTGSGTQAKYCLVFSATRNGKTIVGTVLTSSSAANRTADVKKLMNYGFATL
- a CDS encoding dihydrolipoamide acetyltransferase family protein codes for the protein MTTMTDTSLREFKMPDVGEGLTEAEILKWYVQPGDTVTDGQVVCEVETAKAAVELPIPYDGVVRELHFPEGTTVDVGTSIIAVAVAGGAAPAPASAPAEEAAPAEPAAKPEPAAPAARKPEGRKPVLVGYGVAESSTKRRPRKGVPPAAVPAEDTLYGAAALQSIQGELNGHGQHGAPAPRPLAKPPVRKLAKDLGVDLATITPSGPDGVITREDVHAAAAPPTAPEPVVEAPAAPAAPAVAPAPVASYDDARETRVPVKGVRKATAAAMVGSAFTAPHVTEFVTVDVTRTMKLVEELKQDKEMRGARVNPLLLIAKALLVAIKRNPDINASWDEAAQEIVVKHYVNLGIAAATPRGLIVPNIKDAHAKTLPQLAESLGELVSTAKEGRTSPAAMQGGTVTITNVGVFGIDTGTPILNPGESAILAVGAIRLQPWVHKGKVKPRQVTTLALSFDHRLVDGELGSKVLADVAAILEQPKRLITWA
- a CDS encoding alpha-ketoacid dehydrogenase subunit beta, which gives rise to MSKNLALAKAINESLRKALEADPKVLVMGEDVGKLGGVFRVTDGLQKDFGEDRVIDTPLAESGIVGTAIGLALRGYRPVVEIQFDGFVFPAYDQIVTQLAKMHARSLGKVKLPVVVRIPYGGGIGAVEHHSESPEALFAHVAGLKVVSPSNASDAYWMMQQAIQSDDPVIFFEPKRRYWDKAEVNPEAIPGPLHKARVVREGTDLTLVAYGPMVKLCQEVADAAAEEGRALEVLDLRSVSPLDFDSIQASVEKTRRLVVVHEAPVFFGSGAEIAARVTERCFYHLEAPVLRVGGYHAPYPPARLEEEYLPGLDRVLDAVDRSLAY
- the pdhA gene encoding pyruvate dehydrogenase (acetyl-transferring) E1 component subunit alpha; the protein is MTVESTAARKPRRSAAGKTGTTGGKAAGATGTRRATAKKQAGAGPELVQLLTPEGERVKNAEYDPFVADITPDELRGLYRDMVLTRRFDAEATSLQRQGELGLWASLLGQEAAQIGSGRATREDDYVFPTYREHGVAWCRGVDPTNLLGMFRGVNNGGWDPNSNNFHLYTIVIGSQALHATGYAMGIAKDGADSAVIAYFGDGASSQGDVAEAFTFSAVYNAPVVFFCQNNQWAISEPTEKQTRVPLYQRAQGFGFPGVRVDGNDVLACLAVTKWALERARRGEGPTLVEAFTYRMGAHTTSDDPTRYRHDDERAAWEAKDPIARLRGYLESDTDTNEGFFAELEAESEALGKRVREVVRAMPDPDHLAVFENVYADGHALVDEERAQFAAYQSSFADVDVEEGK
- a CDS encoding protein kinase; the protein is MAQQQRSQGPSDPEATGGGMSDAPELWGNGGLVGDGRYRLTHRLGRGGMAEVFAAEDVRLGRTVAVKLLRSDLAEDPVSKARFTREAQSVAGLNHHSIVAVYDSGEDVVNGTPVPYIIMELVEGRTIRDLLINAEAPGPEQALIIVSGVLEALAYSHQHGIVHRDIKPANVIITTNGAVKVMDFGIARALHGASTTMTQTGMVMGTPQYLSPEQALGKAVDHRSDLYATGCLLYELLALRPPFVGETPLSVVYQHVQDIPVPPSEVSEGTAPPELDGLAMRSLAKDPDDRFQTAEEMRGLVQYGLQMLYDQGGHTGTWNTGPVAMHEGRHTPPGGMAGTAVMPHPGEQGTSQIPQPILPGYGGGRDDGGFEGGGNRGSGRGKLWILAVLAVIAIAAGVALALKNNGTSGGGTEVTNSPTASTSSKDKDTSETPSDEATEESTDQNTSSGGGSNYTPSYSQSPSYSQSPTQSQPTQSQPTEDPTTPDPTPSGEASGTAESPPPDDGGGGGGDAAGLTVGGGDGGGSEE
- a CDS encoding protein kinase — its product is MSQDAAEGRYAGRSLAGGRYQLRDLLGEGGMASVHLAYDSVLDRQVAIKTLHTELGREQAFRERFRREAQAVAKLTHTNIVSVFDTGEDDLDGMTTPYIVMEYIEGKPLGSVLDADVAQLGAMPADKALKITADVLAALEISHEMGLVHRDIKPGNVMMTKRNVVKVMDFGIARAMQSGVTSMTQTGMVVGTPQYLSPEQALGRGVDARSDLYSVGIMLFQLTTGRLPFEADSPLAVAYAHVQEEPVAPSSINRSLPPAVDAVIARALKKNPNERFPSAETMRDECLRVAASLQPAAPSIVPGAQTSSGAGVSSAVFPPIDHTGVPQSGSVQTPYQPPAQTGGGYGPPTPAPGPTPAPSYGYPQQGGYRPPPQTAAYSPRPGPSTPPPYTMSPQQSSLSAGHSGGGKSNKGVIVGSVVVAVVAIGGLITALALGNGSDAEAGDGNATASASPTVVEGHKGPDTSKVLESTECTEPTESYNDPDKIMLPDFTFKNIDSVKKCLQAAGWEYDTRDVDENTYGQDTVMEQYPTGDEDVDPKDMPTIILKVSTGNPA